One Dunckerocampus dactyliophorus isolate RoL2022-P2 chromosome 18, RoL_Ddac_1.1, whole genome shotgun sequence genomic region harbors:
- the nfil3-6 gene encoding nuclear factor, interleukin 3 regulated, member 6: MFDEESKEMRVQHDGVVLHTLESPAGGGGAAPVSFPDETMSVLTSSSLLARSLLGHTAAIKRKESPSSSIRRKREFIPLDKKDEGYWDKRRKNNEAAKRSREKRRVNDMVLESRVLALLEENARLRAELLALKFRFGLVKDPSNASILPLSAAPQHAAPSVTPHYYLLNSSSSHTNNLAGQSSGRSSRDAGNLSEDSGFSTPGGSSVGSPIFFEDRLSDHGKSSPLRAEEMTFDMYPSDVHHTAAKVDQAEAMKNLPHKLRFKTPGNSEGGDAAGDPSSTRRSPAPPAAEGQRETVNGQGLSGGDTGDGHSTPWLPLQGDEGRRGRQSPQTTEVKYQHENNYLKSQLNCLSKEVAQLKKLFTEQLMANAN; the protein is encoded by the coding sequence ATGTTTGACGAGGAGTCCAAGGAGATGAGGGTACAGCATGATGGAGTTGTGCTCCACACGCTGGAGTCCCccgctggaggaggaggagcagcgcCTGTGTCCTTCCCAGATGAAACCATGTCCGTCTTGACCTCCAGCAGCCTGTTGGCGCGCTCCCTGCTGGGCCACACCGCCGCCATCAAACGCAAGGAAAGCCCATCGTCCAGCATCAGACGTAAGCGCGAATTCATCCCGCTTGACAAGAAGGATGAAGGCTACTGGGATAAGAGGAGGAAGAACAACGAGGCAGCGAAGCGGTCTCGTGAAAAGCGACGCGTGAACGATATGGTTCTGGAGAGCCGCGTGCTGGCGCTGCTGGAGGAAAACGCTCGTCTCCGGGCCGAGCTTTTGGCTCTGAAGTTCCGGTTTGGTTTAGTGAAAGACCCATCCAATGCCTCCATCCTGCCCCTGTCTGCCGCTCCTCAACACGCCGCTCCAAGTGTGACCCCTCACTATTATCTCCTCAACTCCTCATCCTCGCACACCAACAACCTGGCAGGTCAGTCGAGTGGGCGGAGCTCCAGGGATGCTGGCAACCTTTCAGAAGACTCAGGTTTCTCCACTCCAGGTGGTTCCAGCGTGGGCAGCCCCATCTTCTTTGAAGACAGGCTGAGCGACCATGGCAAATCATCACCTCTCAGAGCGGAGGAGATGACCTTTGACATGTACCCTTCTGATGTCCACCACACTGCAGCCAAGGTGGACCAGGCTGAGGCGATGAAGAACCTCCCTCATAAGCTGCGTTTCAAGACGCCCGGCAATAGCGAGGGGGGTGATGCTGCCGGGGATCCCAGCAGCACCAGACGCAGCCCTGCGCCCCCCGCAGCAGAGGGTCAGCGCGAGACCGTGAACGGTCAAGGACTGAGCGGGGGCGACACTGGAGACGGGCACTCGACTCCCTGGCTCCCCCTGCAGGGCGATGAAGGCAGGAGGGGGAGACAGTCTCCGCAGACCACAGAGGTCAAGTATCAGCATGAAAACAACTACCTGAAGTCTCAGCTCAACTGTCTGAGCAAAGAAGTGGCTCAGCTAAAGAAACTTTTCACAGAGCAGCTCATGGCCAACGCCAACTGA